One stretch of Leptospira mtsangambouensis DNA includes these proteins:
- a CDS encoding putative bifunctional diguanylate cyclase/phosphodiesterase: MLKDKNKYVYWTKFQKDTSPLLRRFLLAASGLFLIAAGLHIVPFFTKQGEVDYLFFTVDFSFAIILFLEFLLKNKVPLIVRVLSLICTTIFISVLSYVRSGLLGSAEISLTFMIVSFYVFLPPIISLISSIIISLLPALFGGLIYFSWVRFPESLGLRNNNPREWIFNSVSLILFSVLTGFLIQRLRGKLIKNIVYLKESRSKILKSQKHIDKLAFYDSLTHLPNRYLFEKLIQNRISSGVSESFLLLINLKGLKVINALHGIGFGDQILTLTGCVLKLYTDERPDVLVASLGGDEFIFWIENSTKSKIEEAIVNFDFNNNELLSPDQLGHRLQYRVSGVQYPQDTNHLDEAIRKLSIAMNVAKEGVLTKLVWFQTGMESKIEREQKLKNYLEKAINQKNFKIAYQEKVDISSKQTVGLEALARWSLPEFGNISPEEFIPIITKSELIVPFGKCIFEKAISHIPKLLELYGKEIQISINISPIFFLYPNFNDYIIQYLTYHKINPKNIIFEITEDVFIDEIETIQKIVSDLRSNGISVSLDDFGKGYSSLHYMQKIQFDELKIDKSFLEDIANSDRNFLLLESICHLADSLGLKTIAEGIENEEQLHRLKQTSCHVVQGYLYSRPQILFD; encoded by the coding sequence ATGCTAAAAGATAAAAATAAATATGTCTATTGGACCAAATTTCAAAAGGATACAAGTCCGCTGCTTCGTCGTTTCCTTTTGGCCGCATCCGGTTTGTTTCTCATCGCTGCAGGCTTACACATTGTTCCTTTTTTTACAAAACAAGGTGAAGTAGATTATTTATTTTTTACGGTTGATTTCAGTTTTGCGATCATTCTATTTTTAGAATTTTTATTAAAGAACAAAGTACCTTTAATAGTTCGTGTTTTAAGTTTAATTTGTACAACCATTTTTATCTCTGTCTTATCGTATGTCCGAAGTGGTTTGTTGGGTAGTGCAGAAATATCATTAACATTTATGATTGTTTCTTTTTATGTTTTCCTTCCACCTATCATAAGTTTAATTTCTTCAATCATCATATCTTTATTACCAGCATTATTTGGTGGTTTAATTTACTTTTCCTGGGTTCGGTTTCCTGAATCCTTAGGACTCAGAAATAATAATCCAAGAGAATGGATTTTTAATTCTGTAAGTTTAATTTTATTTTCTGTTTTAACTGGATTTTTAATCCAAAGATTGAGAGGGAAACTGATAAAAAATATTGTTTATCTTAAGGAATCAAGAAGCAAAATATTAAAATCTCAAAAACACATCGACAAACTTGCATTTTATGATTCACTAACACACCTCCCGAATCGATATTTGTTTGAAAAATTAATCCAAAATAGAATCAGTTCAGGAGTATCAGAATCTTTTCTACTTTTAATCAATCTAAAAGGTTTAAAAGTAATTAACGCGCTACACGGCATTGGATTTGGAGACCAAATTTTAACCTTAACTGGATGTGTATTAAAATTATATACAGACGAAAGACCCGACGTCCTTGTTGCCAGTTTAGGCGGTGATGAATTTATATTTTGGATAGAAAATTCTACAAAATCTAAAATCGAAGAAGCAATCGTAAACTTTGACTTCAATAATAATGAGTTACTTTCTCCTGACCAATTAGGACATAGACTTCAATACCGAGTTTCAGGCGTTCAATACCCTCAGGATACAAATCATTTGGATGAAGCGATCCGGAAACTTTCCATCGCCATGAATGTAGCAAAAGAAGGTGTCCTAACAAAGTTAGTATGGTTCCAAACTGGTATGGAATCTAAAATAGAAAGGGAACAAAAACTAAAAAATTATTTAGAGAAAGCAATCAATCAAAAAAATTTCAAAATAGCATACCAGGAAAAAGTTGATATTAGTTCTAAACAAACCGTAGGTTTGGAAGCACTTGCACGTTGGAGTTTGCCAGAATTCGGGAATATTTCTCCTGAAGAGTTTATACCGATTATCACCAAATCAGAGTTAATTGTACCATTCGGAAAATGCATATTTGAAAAAGCCATTTCCCATATTCCCAAACTACTGGAGTTGTACGGAAAAGAGATACAAATTTCTATCAACATCTCTCCAATTTTCTTTTTATATCCGAATTTTAACGACTATATTATTCAATATTTAACTTACCATAAAATTAATCCAAAAAACATAATATTTGAAATTACAGAAGATGTTTTTATAGATGAAATCGAAACCATCCAAAAGATTGTTTCAGATCTTAGATCCAATGGAATTTCAGTTTCATTGGATGATTTTGGAAAAGGATATTCATCACTTCATTATATGCAAAAAATTCAATTTGATGAATTAAAAATCGATAAATCATTTTTAGAGGATATTGCAAACTCAGATCGAAACTTTTTACTTTTGGAATCTATTTGTCATTTAGCCGATTCTTTAGGGCTTAAAACCATTGCAGAAGGGATTGAAAACGAAGAACAACTCCATCGTTTAAAACAAACATCCTGCCATGTAGTCCAAGGTTACCTTTATTCAAGACCTCAAATACTTTTTGATTAG
- a CDS encoding acyl-CoA thioesterase, whose amino-acid sequence MTNPNDLPAKSPQESAVETRHIVLPNDANHYGTAFGGAIMSWIDLIAAMSAQRHSGHEAVTVSIDRINFITPIQIGDHVNLKAMVNYVGTTSMEVGVQVNRENPYTGEMVRATTAYLSFVALDENKKPCAVPPLRLETDLEKRRFAEGKLRIEMAKEFSAKIKAGRKTI is encoded by the coding sequence GTGACGAATCCTAACGATTTACCTGCCAAGTCACCCCAAGAATCTGCAGTAGAAACAAGGCATATTGTTCTACCAAATGATGCCAACCATTATGGAACTGCATTTGGTGGAGCCATTATGAGTTGGATCGATTTGATTGCTGCTATGTCTGCCCAAAGGCACTCCGGTCATGAGGCAGTAACTGTTAGTATCGACCGAATTAATTTTATAACTCCAATTCAAATTGGAGATCATGTAAATTTAAAGGCTATGGTGAATTATGTTGGAACTACTTCGATGGAAGTGGGGGTTCAAGTAAACCGTGAAAATCCCTATACGGGAGAGATGGTTCGAGCAACAACCGCCTATCTATCGTTTGTTGCTTTGGATGAGAACAAGAAGCCCTGTGCTGTTCCTCCCTTGCGTTTAGAAACAGATCTAGAAAAACGGCGTTTTGCTGAAGGAAAACTTCGAATTGAAATGGCAAAAGAGTTTTCTGCCAAAATTAAAGCTGGAAGAAAAACCATTTAA
- a CDS encoding MFS transporter, which yields MKKIIDKLQILGIFSITQTVFQIGTVMIMAVSALAGQSIAPSPESASLPISFVILGTLLGLVPASRFMKWKGSKVGLLTGTVIGIVGAILASYSMYEKNFILFSISHLLYGFHQSFVQYLRFVAMESVPTHDRSSALSWILIAGIPAAFLGPLAGLQGKELFPNSLYLGCYLILISSLCLQFFFILFLPKPNKELSNTPSQSNDPSPRSTIRPLSYHIKNLGLWVSILATAFSFGLMAMLMSAVPVAMKSHGHEMHASTLVLQWHVLGMYIPSFFSGQLVRKMTAPYLILLGIFVMGLESFAALQGTEFLPFAVALILLGIGWNFMYVGGTNLLVEQYHPSEKNSIQATNDTIVYSFAILSTYSAGYLENKIGWLNLNLVSIPFLLFVSIFTMYYIHSQRRKV from the coding sequence ATGAAAAAAATTATAGATAAACTGCAAATCCTGGGAATTTTTTCTATCACACAGACTGTATTTCAAATTGGGACTGTCATGATTATGGCAGTTTCTGCACTTGCTGGACAAAGCATTGCTCCATCGCCTGAATCAGCTTCACTTCCAATTTCATTTGTGATTTTAGGAACTCTTCTTGGTTTGGTTCCTGCCTCAAGGTTTATGAAATGGAAAGGTAGCAAAGTGGGTTTACTCACAGGAACAGTGATTGGTATCGTTGGTGCGATCCTTGCATCTTATTCCATGTATGAGAAGAATTTTATCTTATTTTCCATATCACACTTGTTATATGGTTTTCATCAATCATTTGTACAGTATTTACGATTTGTTGCAATGGAATCAGTACCAACACATGATAGATCCAGTGCCCTTTCTTGGATTTTAATCGCAGGAATTCCAGCAGCCTTTCTTGGCCCATTGGCTGGACTCCAAGGGAAAGAACTTTTTCCAAACTCATTATATTTGGGATGTTATTTAATTTTAATTTCCAGTTTGTGTTTACAATTTTTCTTTATTTTATTTTTACCAAAACCAAATAAAGAATTATCTAATACTCCTTCACAATCCAATGATCCTTCCCCAAGATCAACGATTCGCCCACTTTCTTATCATATAAAAAATTTAGGGTTATGGGTTTCGATTTTGGCAACAGCATTTAGTTTTGGACTGATGGCAATGCTGATGTCTGCAGTGCCAGTGGCAATGAAATCCCATGGACACGAAATGCATGCATCCACTTTGGTACTACAATGGCATGTATTAGGAATGTACATTCCTTCTTTTTTCTCAGGACAATTGGTACGGAAAATGACAGCACCGTATCTGATACTTTTAGGAATTTTTGTGATGGGGCTTGAAAGTTTTGCTGCTCTGCAAGGTACAGAATTTTTGCCATTTGCTGTGGCACTCATACTACTTGGCATTGGTTGGAATTTTATGTATGTCGGTGGCACCAACTTACTTGTCGAACAATACCATCCTTCAGAAAAAAACTCGATTCAAGCTACAAATGATACAATTGTATACTCTTTTGCAATTCTATCTACATATAGCGCTGGTTACCTCGAAAATAAAATTGGCTGGCTTAACCTAAATTTAGTCAGCATTCCATTTTTGTTATTTGTGAGTATCTTCACAATGTATTATATTCATTCACAACGAAGGAAGGTATAG
- a CDS encoding DUF1330 domain-containing protein, giving the protein MENLSHWETIVGLQVKDDELYTQYRAEMKELLEKYEGGFRYDFKIKETLKSETKNPINRVFLIYFKNKERKLSFFADPDYKKVREKYFVPSVESTTQIAEYERFFES; this is encoded by the coding sequence ATGGAAAATCTATCTCATTGGGAAACTATCGTTGGTCTCCAAGTAAAAGATGATGAACTGTATACACAGTATAGAGCAGAAATGAAAGAACTCTTAGAAAAATACGAAGGGGGATTTCGATATGATTTCAAAATTAAAGAAACATTAAAGTCGGAAACAAAAAATCCAATCAATCGTGTGTTTTTAATCTATTTTAAAAACAAAGAAAGGAAACTCAGCTTTTTCGCAGATCCAGATTACAAAAAAGTCAGAGAAAAATATTTTGTCCCTTCTGTCGAAAGCACAACCCAAATCGCAGAATACGAAAGATTTTTCGAATCATAA